Proteins found in one Triticum urartu cultivar G1812 chromosome 4, Tu2.1, whole genome shotgun sequence genomic segment:
- the LOC125553646 gene encoding F-box/FBD/LRR-repeat protein At1g13570-like: MASTNVDPATEADYLDLKMEQYLSVLYTSLPDQPVSTTARLTARRATPSDGVDRISELPDALLRDIISRLPAKDAARTAVLATRWRRVWLSAPLVVVDTHLLDHWPPTRADAPAVTAAVSHALAAHPGPFRCVRLVYSRMGERQAALKRWLRLLAAKGVQELVLVNRPWPREVPLPSTLFTLSTLTRLYIGVWKFPDAAGLRGVSFPHLRELGLCLVEVENGDIDAVVARSPVLEILNIQGSLRGKCLRLVSQSLRCVQVCTSVTVMESIEVVNAARLERLIVCEDMNLSGVCTRVKIGNAPKLKLFGYLEPGKHTLEIGDTVIMPGVEASPSMMLTTVKILSLHVCFGVHKDIKMMPAFLGCFPNVESLHITSAKCDQPTDKLNLKFWEDEAGPIVNVLLRIRVMTFREFRGEQYELSFLRYFFKSTYALNQAVISLANPSFTSRSEDEMISSVVNMRIGNFASEFEVLFYVSTGPEGLSRWTFKRGAKFSDDDPFATVKIIPRYMVRNIVFQYLHVVHCSRIVLHMLSEHWIVIRFY; encoded by the exons ATGGCGTCCACCAATGTCGACCCGGCGACGGAGGCGGACTACCTGGACCTGAAGATGGAGCAGTACCTATCGGTCCTGTACACCTCCCTTCCGGACCAGCCCGTCTCCACCACCGCCCGCCTCACCGCCCGGCGTGCCACCCCCTCCGACGGCGTAGACCGCATCAGCGAACTCCCCGACGCGCTCCTCCGCGACATCATCTCCCGCCTCCCGGCCAAGGACGCCGCCCGCACCGCCGTGCTCGCCACGCGCTGGCGTCGGGTCTGGCTCTCGGCTCCGCTCGTCGTCGTCGACACCCACCTCCTGGACCACTGGCCCCCGACTCGCGCCGACGCGCCGGCCGTCACCGCCGCGGTGTCGCACGCCCTCGCCGCGCATCCCGGGCCCTTCCGCTGCGTCCGCCTCGTCTACAGCCGCATGGGCGAGCGCCAAGCTGCGCTCAAGCGCTGGCTCCGTCTCCTCGCCGCCAAGGGCGTCCAGGAGCTCGTCCTCGTCAATCGCCCGTGGCCGCGTGAGGTGCCCCTCCCCAGCACGCTCTTCACCCTCTCCACCCTTACCCGCCTCTACATCGGCGTCTGGAAATTCCCGGACGCGGCCGGCCTCCGCGGCGTCTCCTTCCCTCACCTCCGGGAGCTCGGCCTCTGCCTCGTCGAAGTGGAGAACGGGGACATCGATGCCGTCGTCGCCAGGAGCCCCGTCCTGGAGATCCTCAACATCCAAGGGAGTCTCAGGGGGAAATGCCTCCGCCTCGTCAGCCAAAGCCTCCGATGCGTCCAGGTCTGCACCTCCGTGACCGTGATGGAGAGCATCGAGGTGGTAAACGCCGCACGTCTGGAGCGGCTCATCGTGTGCGAAGATATGAACCTCTCCGGCGTGTGCACCAGGGTGAAGATTGGAAATGCCCCCAAGCTGAAATTGTTCGGGTACCTCGAGCCAGGGAAACATACTCTAGAGATCGGGGACACCGTGATCATG CCTGGAGTGGAGGCGAGCCCAAGCATGATGCTCACAACCGTCAAAATTCTGAGTTTGCATGTGTGTTTTGGAGTTCACAAAGACATCAAGATGATGCCAGCCTTCCTCGGATGCTTTCCCAATGTCGAGTCGCTGCATATTACG TCTGCAAAATGTGATCAACCCACTGACAAGCTCAACCTCAAGTTCTGGGAAGATGAGGCTGGCCCCATCGTCAATGTGCTGCTGCGCATCAGGGTGATGACATTCAGGGAGTTCCGGGGGGAGCAATATGAGCTTTCATTCCTTCGGTACTTCTTCAAGAGTACATATGCTTTAAATCAAGCAGTCATTTCGTTGGCCAATCCAAGCTTCACTTCAAGGTCCGAGGATGAGATGATATCCAGTGTGGTGAATATGAGAATTGGAAATTTTGCCAGTGAATTTGAGGTCCTTTTCTACGTGAGCACCGGTCCTGAGGGACTCAGTCGCTGGACCTTCAAGCGAGGGGCAAAGTTTTCTGATGATGACCCTTTTGCAACAGTTAAAATCATTCCAAGGTACATGGTTCGTAATATTGTTTTCCAGTATCTACATGTAGTGCACTGCTCTAGAATTGTTCTGCATATGTTATCTGAACATTGGATAGTTATCAGATTTTACTAG